One genomic region from Granulicella aggregans encodes:
- a CDS encoding DUF72 domain-containing protein, producing the protein MSKAPQRSRIHIGISGWRYAAWRGKFYPEGLAQRRELEFAAKTFSSVEINGTFYSLQRPSSFEQWASETPEGFVFAVKGGRFITHMKKLTGVETALANFFASGVLALGPKTGPFLWQLPPMMKFNQGPYDTARYESFFTLLPRTVRSAARLARQCDERILGRAFLKPEVKKDDDPPLRHAIEVRHESFVQPEFVELLRKHDVGLVIADTVEWPLLMDVTSDFVYIRLHGSEQLYSSGYEADAIEVWAKRVIAFATGEAAEGRYAGTAVGNGKPRDVYVYFDNDAKVRAPVDAQALKRRVDELLQVPPTSLVVSGKRP; encoded by the coding sequence ATGAGCAAGGCACCTCAGCGAAGTCGGATTCACATTGGAATTTCCGGGTGGCGATATGCCGCTTGGCGGGGGAAGTTCTATCCAGAGGGCCTGGCCCAAAGGCGTGAGTTGGAGTTCGCCGCAAAGACATTCTCGTCGGTAGAGATCAATGGAACCTTCTATTCGCTGCAGCGGCCAAGCTCATTTGAGCAGTGGGCGAGCGAGACACCGGAAGGCTTTGTCTTTGCGGTGAAGGGTGGACGGTTCATCACTCATATGAAAAAGCTGACAGGGGTGGAGACTGCCCTGGCCAACTTCTTCGCGTCCGGTGTGCTCGCCCTAGGGCCGAAGACAGGTCCGTTTCTTTGGCAGCTGCCGCCGATGATGAAATTCAACCAAGGCCCCTATGACACGGCGCGCTATGAGAGCTTCTTTACGCTGCTGCCACGGACAGTGCGTTCGGCGGCGAGGCTAGCGAGGCAGTGTGACGAGCGCATACTGGGCCGAGCTTTTCTGAAGCCAGAGGTAAAGAAGGACGACGATCCTCCGCTGCGGCATGCGATTGAGGTTCGGCATGAGTCGTTTGTGCAGCCTGAATTCGTCGAACTGCTGCGGAAGCATGACGTGGGGTTGGTGATTGCGGATACGGTGGAGTGGCCGCTGCTGATGGATGTGACCTCGGACTTTGTTTACATACGACTGCATGGGTCGGAGCAACTCTACTCAAGCGGGTATGAGGCAGATGCTATCGAAGTTTGGGCGAAACGGGTGATTGCCTTTGCTACCGGAGAAGCCGCGGAGGGGCGGTATGCCGGGACGGCTGTTGGGAATGGTAAGCCTCGTGATGTCTATGTTTACTTCGATAACGATGCGAAGGTGAGAGCGCCGGTGGACGCGCAGGCATTGAAGCGAAGAGTGGATGAATTACTACAGGTGCCCCCGACTAGCTTAGTGGTCTCGGGAAAGAGACCATAA
- a CDS encoding MFS transporter, translated as MSASEQEREIETDIPERMDRLPWSRWHVRIITALGTSWLLDGLEVTLVGSLSGVLESKHGLSLTDPQVTAAATIYLAGAVCGALFFGHLTDRLGRKKLFLVTLATYSVATICTALSMNFFFFAFCRFFTGLGIGGEYAAINSAVDELIPGKVRGTVDLFVNATFWIGATVGSIAAFILLGGHGLPLDKSWRYAFGIGGALGLGVLLLRLKVPESPRWLMLRGKEEDANRVVDAIEVEVKGSGKQITAPTVKKLKLTTRDHTPFVDIFKNMVGENRTRSFLGLALMVGQSFFFNAVFFTYALIGKKFYHISDQSLPLQLLPFAIASFLGPLILGRLFDTIGRKPMITATYGIAGLMLAGVCYPFAHGTIGLKGLGICFAIIFFVASSAASAAYLTVSEIFPLEMRAFAIAVFYAIGTLIGGVGAPLLFGELISTGSKVHVAEGWALGAALMLIAAAMEGWVGVEAAGQSLESVSKPLQSR; from the coding sequence ATGAGCGCGTCGGAACAAGAGCGAGAGATCGAAACTGATATCCCCGAGCGCATGGACCGGCTCCCATGGTCGAGGTGGCATGTCCGCATTATCACAGCCCTTGGAACTTCATGGCTCCTGGACGGACTTGAAGTGACCCTCGTCGGTTCTTTGTCCGGAGTTTTGGAAAGCAAACACGGGTTATCGCTGACAGATCCACAAGTGACGGCGGCGGCAACAATCTATTTAGCTGGAGCAGTTTGCGGTGCGCTCTTCTTCGGCCACTTGACAGACCGACTGGGACGGAAAAAGCTTTTCCTCGTTACATTGGCTACCTATTCCGTAGCGACGATATGCACGGCTCTATCGATGAACTTCTTCTTCTTTGCCTTTTGCCGCTTCTTTACGGGCTTAGGAATTGGCGGTGAGTACGCCGCCATCAACTCCGCCGTCGACGAGCTGATCCCGGGCAAGGTGCGCGGAACTGTGGATCTCTTCGTGAATGCAACGTTTTGGATTGGGGCTACTGTCGGATCGATTGCCGCTTTTATACTGCTAGGCGGGCATGGCCTTCCCCTCGACAAAAGCTGGCGGTACGCCTTTGGAATCGGTGGCGCACTCGGGCTGGGTGTGCTGCTGCTCCGGTTGAAGGTTCCGGAGAGTCCGCGCTGGCTGATGTTGCGAGGGAAGGAAGAGGATGCGAATCGCGTCGTTGACGCGATTGAGGTGGAAGTCAAAGGAAGTGGAAAGCAAATCACTGCGCCAACTGTCAAGAAACTGAAGCTCACCACCCGGGATCACACGCCGTTCGTCGACATCTTCAAGAACATGGTGGGAGAGAATCGGACCCGCTCGTTCCTCGGCTTGGCACTCATGGTGGGTCAGTCCTTCTTCTTCAATGCAGTCTTTTTTACGTATGCTCTGATCGGCAAAAAGTTCTATCACATCAGCGATCAAAGCCTGCCGCTTCAACTTCTTCCGTTTGCCATCGCCAGTTTTTTAGGGCCACTGATCCTGGGCAGGCTTTTTGACACGATCGGCCGCAAGCCGATGATCACTGCCACATATGGTATCGCCGGGCTGATGCTTGCTGGCGTCTGCTATCCCTTTGCGCACGGGACAATCGGCCTTAAGGGGCTTGGCATTTGCTTTGCAATTATCTTCTTCGTCGCATCATCGGCGGCCAGCGCTGCCTATCTTACCGTCAGCGAGATCTTCCCGCTTGAGATGAGGGCCTTCGCCATCGCTGTGTTCTACGCCATCGGAACTCTCATTGGAGGTGTCGGCGCTCCTCTGCTGTTCGGAGAACTGATCTCGACAGGGTCGAAGGTCCACGTTGCCGAAGGATGGGCGCTAGGGGCTGCGTTGATGCTAATCGCAGCGGCCATGGAAGGCTGGGTCGGCGTCGAAGCTGCTGGCCAATCACTTGAGTCAGTGTCGAAACCCCTTCAAAGTCGTTGA